A genomic stretch from Sulfobacillus thermosulfidooxidans includes:
- a CDS encoding peptide ABC transporter substrate-binding protein — MRKQSVALISTAIIIPALLAGCGASSAGSQSPSTVSKTITVALPAQVSPNWWFPIESSQAFSTVNGQINALMYKPLLDISHTDSIDYARSLASQVTWNSNGTVYTITLNPKWHWSNGQPVTAQDVVFTIDLMLAAAGANGQTPPWQYGAAGIGGIPSRWKSVKAQGPDTVIVTLNQPSNPQWFLHNGLGQIDVVPASIWDVHKNMTQELKFIQSVANDPASPYYQVVDGPFEFSATESKTNNQYWTFIPNPRYDGHKPSITKLVYMYESSPAAVFAGLKTGSLTVGYLPPSLWNSRNQLTTDVMDIQYPFGFNYMLPNLSVKAPGDFGQIFNHLYVRQAFQMGINQQGIIQALYHDGVPEYGPIPSKPATIFYDPQLKNPYPFNPSAGKKLLEEHGWKLVDGVMTKNGQKLEFTADYVSGSNTVTHEMELIKSDLAQEGIVINLVSQPFNTIIATATQQNASHWQLANWGGGWTYEPDYYPTGGGLFSTNAAANYGSYNSQEMNQLIQKTYQPGTPEQIQARMNAYQQFAAKNLPVIWLPWIPTFTEHASYLHGVNRHFNPVTDLESPNYWTVN, encoded by the coding sequence ATGCGCAAACAATCTGTGGCTTTAATATCGACTGCCATTATCATTCCAGCACTTTTGGCGGGATGTGGAGCCTCATCGGCAGGCAGCCAATCCCCGTCTACCGTCTCCAAAACTATTACCGTCGCGTTACCTGCTCAAGTCAGTCCGAACTGGTGGTTTCCCATTGAATCCAGCCAGGCTTTTTCTACAGTTAATGGCCAAATTAATGCCCTAATGTATAAACCCTTATTGGACATTTCACATACGGACAGCATTGATTATGCAAGATCCCTAGCATCACAGGTAACCTGGAATAGTAACGGCACCGTTTACACCATTACACTCAATCCCAAATGGCATTGGTCCAATGGGCAACCTGTCACCGCTCAAGACGTGGTATTCACCATTGACTTGATGTTGGCAGCGGCTGGTGCCAACGGTCAAACGCCTCCTTGGCAATATGGTGCAGCAGGAATTGGTGGCATTCCCAGTCGTTGGAAGAGTGTCAAAGCCCAAGGACCGGATACTGTTATCGTGACGTTAAACCAGCCGTCAAACCCACAATGGTTCTTGCATAATGGGTTGGGGCAGATTGACGTCGTACCGGCATCAATTTGGGATGTTCACAAAAACATGACTCAAGAACTAAAGTTCATTCAATCCGTAGCCAATGATCCGGCTTCACCATATTACCAAGTCGTGGATGGTCCTTTTGAATTTTCTGCAACGGAATCTAAAACCAACAATCAGTATTGGACATTTATTCCCAATCCCCGTTACGATGGACATAAGCCCAGCATCACCAAGCTGGTTTACATGTACGAATCATCGCCTGCAGCCGTCTTTGCGGGGCTCAAGACGGGCTCATTAACGGTCGGATATCTTCCCCCATCACTATGGAATTCTCGCAATCAACTCACAACCGACGTGATGGACATTCAGTATCCGTTTGGATTTAACTATATGCTGCCCAATTTGAGTGTCAAAGCACCAGGTGATTTTGGACAAATATTCAACCATCTCTACGTCCGTCAAGCCTTTCAAATGGGCATTAATCAACAAGGCATCATTCAAGCCTTATATCATGATGGCGTACCAGAATATGGGCCGATTCCCTCCAAACCGGCAACCATATTTTATGATCCGCAATTGAAAAATCCGTATCCCTTTAATCCCTCGGCGGGAAAAAAACTTTTGGAAGAACATGGTTGGAAGTTGGTGGATGGGGTCATGACCAAAAATGGTCAAAAACTCGAATTTACCGCGGATTACGTCAGCGGCAGTAATACCGTCACCCATGAAATGGAACTCATCAAAAGTGATCTCGCCCAAGAAGGTATTGTCATCAATTTGGTTTCTCAACCCTTTAATACCATTATTGCTACCGCCACTCAGCAAAATGCGTCCCATTGGCAACTTGCCAATTGGGGAGGGGGCTGGACTTATGAACCGGATTATTACCCCACGGGTGGCGGACTCTTTAGCACCAACGCCGCAGCGAACTACGGAAGTTACAACTCTCAGGAGATGAATCAATTAATCCAAAAGACCTATCAACCGGGAACCCCTGAGCAAATTCAGGCTCGGATGAACGCTTACCAACAATTTGCGGCGAAAAATCTCCCTGTAATCTGGCTTCCGTGGATTCCCACCTTTACGGAACATGCATCCTATCTTCACGGTGTCAACCGTCACTTTAATCCAGTGACAGATCTGGAGTCGCCGAATTATTGGACCGTTAATTAG
- a CDS encoding YerC/YecD family TrpR-related protein: MNVKLKTPETELLCRAVLSLETEDECFAFFEDILTVQEIQSIAQRLSVAQMLDQGQTYDDIARVTGASSATISRVKRALAFGADGYRRVLDKLNSADQ, encoded by the coding sequence ATGAACGTGAAGCTAAAGACACCGGAGACCGAATTACTATGCCGTGCAGTGTTGTCTTTGGAGACTGAAGATGAGTGTTTTGCGTTTTTTGAAGATATTTTGACGGTGCAAGAAATTCAATCCATCGCTCAACGGTTGTCTGTAGCGCAAATGCTTGATCAAGGTCAAACCTATGATGACATTGCCCGGGTTACTGGTGCATCATCGGCCACAATTTCACGGGTGAAGCGGGCTTTAGCGTTTGGGGCTGATGGATATCGGCGGGTCCTCGACAAGCTGAATTCGGCAGACCAATAA
- the purM gene encoding phosphoribosylformylglycinamidine cyclo-ligase yields the protein MNSDKDMTRENRPLRYQDAGVDIDKGNEAVNRIRPWALKTARKEVLSGVGGFAGAFELQESGVLLAGADGVGSKLIIAEALQQFDTIGIDLVAMNVNDILAQGGEPLFFLDYIATHQIIPEQIELLVKGIVQGCLESGCALLGGETAELPDLYQPNHFDLAGFCVGRLVHEPKGPVQSGDQILGIASSGFHSNGYALLRRIISERHLQWDQVYPATGEETLGQALLTPTRIYVKAVQDLWQRVSIKAMAHITGGGLIENVPRTLPPDLTAVIDKSSWTMSPLMRWFQELGPVTDEEWYRTFNAGIGFTVVLAPTDITLAQSILAQHGLASFVIGHIAARQGKRGVIWA from the coding sequence ATGAATTCCGATAAAGATATGACACGCGAAAATCGGCCTTTACGATATCAAGATGCTGGTGTAGATATCGACAAGGGTAACGAAGCGGTGAACCGAATACGGCCCTGGGCATTGAAAACGGCTCGAAAGGAAGTCCTCTCTGGAGTGGGAGGATTTGCTGGCGCATTTGAACTGCAAGAGAGCGGTGTGTTATTAGCCGGGGCCGATGGGGTAGGTTCAAAATTGATTATTGCCGAGGCGCTACAACAATTTGATACCATTGGCATTGATTTGGTGGCCATGAATGTGAATGACATTTTGGCACAAGGCGGTGAGCCGCTGTTCTTTTTGGACTATATTGCCACACATCAAATTATCCCGGAACAGATAGAACTTCTCGTTAAAGGCATCGTCCAAGGGTGTCTTGAATCCGGTTGTGCTTTGCTAGGCGGAGAAACGGCGGAACTGCCGGATCTCTATCAGCCTAATCATTTTGACTTAGCAGGTTTTTGTGTGGGACGCCTGGTGCATGAGCCGAAAGGTCCGGTGCAATCCGGAGACCAAATTTTGGGTATCGCATCAAGCGGGTTTCATTCTAATGGATATGCCTTGCTCAGGCGAATCATCAGCGAACGGCATTTGCAGTGGGATCAGGTCTATCCGGCGACCGGGGAAGAGACATTGGGACAAGCTTTATTGACCCCCACGCGAATTTATGTGAAAGCCGTACAGGATTTGTGGCAAAGGGTGAGCATTAAAGCCATGGCGCATATTACCGGGGGAGGTCTGATTGAAAATGTGCCGCGCACATTACCACCTGATCTGACAGCGGTGATTGACAAATCCTCATGGACAATGAGCCCTTTGATGCGGTGGTTTCAAGAACTGGGTCCGGTCACCGATGAGGAATGGTACCGGACGTTCAATGCCGGTATTGGTTTTACAGTGGTTCTGGCACCAACGGATATCACGTTAGCCCAATCGATTTTGGCGCAGCACGGCCTGGCTTCTTTTGTTATTGGTCACATTGCAGCCAGGCAAGGCAAGCGAGGAGTGATATGGGCATGA
- the purF gene encoding amidophosphoribosyltransferase: protein MADELHDECGVFGIYGDNQAALKSYWGTFSLQHRGQESAGLAVLQGEEITVHKGMGLVTEALKIEEESQRAGHAAIGHVRYSTTGESSIVNAQPLLMKTRFGLLALGQNGNLVNAPELRQRLEAEGAIFQGTTDSEVLAHLIARSHQSSFYEALRDSLQQLQGGFAFTVLTDDALYGARDPHGIRPLALGQTEDGAYLLASESCAFDVIGARYIREIDPGELITIRDKTIETDRFVNFKGPRALCSFEMIYFARPDSHMEGQSTHVVRRRLGEILAHEAPAQADLVIGVPDSSIPAAMGYAQAAHLPFDFGLVKNRYVARTFIAPNQALRESGVQLKLSAVREVVEGKRLVLVDDSLVRGTTSRHLVQILRHAGATEVHMRIASPPYTDPCHYGIDTSRATELAARNMSIDEIRDMVGADSLAYLSIDGLRRGLSQEGWCMACFGAGYPVPLSNDLNVSVSATKGGPKSHEFR from the coding sequence ATGGCAGACGAATTGCATGATGAGTGTGGGGTCTTCGGAATTTACGGGGATAATCAAGCCGCCCTGAAATCATATTGGGGAACGTTCAGCTTGCAACACCGGGGCCAGGAAAGTGCCGGGTTGGCCGTCTTACAAGGTGAAGAGATTACCGTGCATAAAGGAATGGGACTCGTTACCGAAGCCTTAAAAATCGAGGAAGAAAGTCAACGCGCCGGTCATGCCGCGATTGGGCATGTGCGTTATTCCACGACAGGCGAATCGTCGATCGTGAATGCGCAACCATTACTCATGAAAACCCGCTTTGGTCTTTTAGCCCTGGGACAAAACGGAAATTTGGTCAATGCCCCCGAATTACGTCAGCGTTTGGAAGCGGAAGGAGCCATATTTCAAGGCACAACCGATAGTGAAGTGCTTGCCCACTTGATCGCACGCAGTCATCAAAGCTCTTTTTATGAGGCCCTGCGGGATTCCCTTCAACAGTTGCAAGGAGGATTCGCGTTTACTGTCCTAACCGATGATGCCTTGTATGGGGCTCGCGATCCGCACGGGATTCGTCCTTTGGCCCTCGGCCAAACAGAGGATGGTGCGTACTTACTGGCGTCGGAATCGTGTGCCTTTGATGTGATTGGAGCCCGGTATATTCGCGAAATTGATCCCGGGGAATTAATCACGATTCGTGACAAAACCATCGAAACCGATCGCTTTGTGAATTTTAAAGGACCGAGAGCTCTTTGCAGCTTCGAAATGATTTATTTCGCCCGTCCCGATTCGCATATGGAAGGGCAGAGTACGCATGTTGTGCGGCGACGCCTCGGAGAAATCTTGGCACATGAAGCACCGGCGCAAGCAGATTTAGTGATTGGCGTTCCAGATTCCAGTATCCCCGCTGCGATGGGATATGCTCAGGCAGCCCATCTGCCTTTTGATTTTGGTTTGGTCAAAAATCGCTATGTGGCGCGTACTTTCATTGCGCCCAATCAAGCATTGCGCGAATCAGGGGTTCAACTGAAACTATCGGCCGTCCGAGAAGTGGTGGAAGGAAAGCGCCTGGTTTTGGTTGACGACAGTTTAGTCCGGGGAACCACATCCCGCCACCTGGTGCAAATCTTGCGGCATGCGGGGGCAACGGAGGTGCATATGCGCATCGCTTCGCCGCCTTATACCGATCCTTGTCATTACGGGATTGACACCTCACGAGCCACCGAATTAGCAGCCCGGAATATGAGCATTGACGAAATCCGGGACATGGTGGGAGCCGATTCTTTGGCATATTTGTCGATTGATGGGCTGCGCCGCGGATTATCGCAAGAAGGATGGTGCATGGCGTGTTTTGGGGCGGGATATCCTGTACCTCTAAGTAACGATCTGAATGTTTCTGTCAGTGCGACGAAAGGCGGACCCAAATCCCATGAATTCCGATAA
- the purD gene encoding phosphoribosylamine--glycine ligase, producing the protein MYEESSQLPLSQMTGILVVGSGAREHAIIWGMAKSSPGVPLYAAPGNAGIENLATCLPLYSAAEVAAWARDKGRLLVVVGPEAPLAEGIADLLREQGHVVVGPSRQAAQLESSKVFAKRFMDRYQIPTAAWQVFRDRKSLGDYVMQHDTFPLVLKQSRLAQGKGVVVAADREEALQTITEWSHDPAVFADGIIAEQCLTGKEVSVHILTNGQDYVWLPLAQDYKRLTPEPHSPNTGGMGAYAPVNWLSAKERQVIDEHILQPVVKAIAEENLLYRGILYVGLMMTPDGPKVLEFNVRLGDPETEVLIPIVDIPWVEWWWFLGQGRLLETQLPQPNRSAVAVVLASEGYPKQPMTGQSIHIEPIADSLIFHAATVREQGHLKAQGGRVLTVVGLGDNIERARKQSYAQVSTITFPHSQHRLDIAANIEAN; encoded by the coding sequence ATGTATGAGGAGTCAAGTCAATTACCGTTATCGCAGATGACCGGCATTTTGGTTGTGGGCAGTGGTGCACGTGAACATGCCATTATTTGGGGGATGGCCAAAAGCTCTCCTGGTGTTCCTCTTTATGCGGCGCCGGGGAATGCGGGCATTGAAAACCTCGCCACCTGCCTGCCTTTATATTCAGCTGCCGAGGTTGCTGCCTGGGCGCGGGATAAAGGGCGGTTATTAGTGGTGGTCGGTCCTGAAGCGCCTTTGGCCGAAGGAATTGCCGATCTCTTGCGAGAACAGGGGCACGTCGTGGTGGGACCGTCCCGACAAGCGGCGCAATTGGAAAGCAGTAAAGTCTTTGCCAAGCGGTTTATGGATCGCTATCAGATTCCGACGGCCGCATGGCAAGTATTTCGCGACCGTAAGAGTTTGGGGGATTATGTGATGCAGCATGATACGTTTCCCCTTGTGCTCAAACAAAGCCGGTTGGCCCAGGGCAAAGGTGTGGTTGTGGCTGCTGACCGCGAAGAAGCTCTTCAGACTATTACGGAATGGTCTCATGATCCCGCAGTATTTGCCGATGGGATTATTGCTGAACAATGTTTGACAGGTAAAGAGGTCTCGGTACATATTCTGACAAATGGACAAGATTATGTGTGGTTGCCCCTCGCCCAAGATTATAAACGGCTCACGCCCGAACCTCACAGTCCCAATACCGGAGGCATGGGAGCTTATGCTCCTGTTAACTGGCTTAGTGCTAAAGAACGCCAGGTAATCGATGAACACATTTTACAACCCGTTGTGAAGGCCATAGCAGAAGAAAATTTGCTATACCGGGGTATTTTGTATGTCGGTTTGATGATGACTCCAGATGGTCCTAAAGTTTTGGAATTCAATGTGCGTTTAGGCGATCCTGAAACCGAAGTTCTCATTCCCATTGTGGATATTCCGTGGGTAGAATGGTGGTGGTTCTTGGGACAAGGCCGCCTTTTGGAAACGCAATTGCCGCAGCCGAATCGATCGGCTGTAGCAGTGGTCTTGGCGTCGGAAGGATATCCGAAACAGCCCATGACGGGTCAGTCTATTCATATTGAACCCATTGCCGACAGCCTCATTTTCCACGCGGCTACGGTGCGTGAGCAAGGGCACTTAAAGGCTCAGGGCGGGCGCGTGCTAACCGTGGTGGGTCTCGGTGATAATATTGAGCGTGCCCGGAAGCAAAGTTATGCGCAAGTGTCTACCATTACATTTCCTCATAGCCAACACCGTTTGGATATTGCGGCGAATATTGAGGCCAATTGA
- the purN gene encoding phosphoribosylglycinamide formyltransferase, with product MKWAALVGGYGSNLEAMLEYGNPISLVISHKANVRALEVAKRFHVPTVTLLPKAFPMREAFDQALLKILRDEGIEALALAGYLRWLDPAIVREYKGRAINLHPALLPSFPGLNAIEQAFEHGVFWTGVTVHFIDDGHDTGPIIAQAAVPRYREDTLLDLRERIQYHEHHLYPRIVEAVDQGIVVLEGTQVIWKESKSWINGQY from the coding sequence ATGAAATGGGCGGCGTTAGTCGGCGGCTATGGCAGTAACTTAGAGGCTATGCTGGAATATGGTAATCCCATTAGTCTGGTCATATCCCATAAAGCCAATGTGCGCGCCTTGGAGGTGGCGAAGCGCTTTCATGTGCCAACAGTGACGTTATTGCCTAAAGCGTTTCCCATGCGTGAAGCCTTCGATCAAGCGCTTTTGAAAATATTACGCGATGAAGGAATTGAGGCTTTAGCATTGGCGGGATATTTGCGCTGGTTGGATCCCGCTATTGTCCGCGAATATAAAGGGCGTGCTATTAACCTTCATCCTGCGCTTTTGCCCTCATTTCCTGGCCTCAATGCGATCGAACAGGCGTTCGAACACGGCGTATTTTGGACAGGTGTTACCGTGCACTTTATTGATGACGGCCATGATACCGGTCCTATTATTGCTCAAGCCGCTGTACCCCGTTACCGAGAAGACACGCTTTTAGATCTCCGAGAACGTATTCAATATCATGAACATCACCTCTATCCCCGCATTGTGGAAGCAGTTGATCAAGGCATTGTGGTCTTGGAGGGAACACAGGTCATTTGGAAGGAGTCAAAATCATGGATCAATGGGCAGTATTAA
- a CDS encoding ATP-dependent helicase — protein sequence MDLLNALNDRQREACEITEGPLLLLAGAGSGKTRTLTYRIAYLLDQRLAYPHQILAFTFTNKAAREMKERIERLVGDIARSMWVGTFHAVAVRILRQDIQRLEYGPQFLVYDADDAKAVIKEIIKELGWDDKQWPAAQFVHAISRAKNAFISPERYPSQSYQDQHVQQVYQLYQKRLKALNALDFDDLIYLTVRLFDQFPEVLEHYQDRFRYVFVDEYQDTNLAQYRLIQHLAKKHGNLCAVGDDDQAIYGWRGADMRNILEFQRDFPGARVIRLEQNYRSTQNILDAANAVVAHNQERLGKNLWTTKGEGQKIRVYEAPEEESEAWFAAEMVHEAVRRGHSLSDCAILYRTNAQSRAYEMALARAGLAYRLVGGKKFYERKEVKDVLAYLKVLFNSQDDFSLSRIINFPRRGIGDVALDKIRQYQDANQLSLYDALGQAANIPGLSAQAQKACHELHDLFESWRSYLDNSLADLTRRVAEESGIMPLFRQDRSREAQDRVENIGELLSEAKRFEEEQGIHDLGEFLGWVALVSDWDQTQEDQGGVWLMTLHSAKGLEFPVVIIGGLEEGICPHMRSIDEGTLEEERRLIYVGITRAQEELYLSYAKTRTMLGRTQQNPVSRFLDEIPENLVERPRRAAPADRAVSARNHVLTDVSVGEKVRHPRFGWGTIVAMRGEADDLELTIAFPGGGVRSFLARFAQLTREGAESV from the coding sequence ATGGATTTATTGAACGCATTAAATGACCGTCAGCGCGAAGCTTGTGAAATAACCGAGGGACCACTTTTGCTGTTAGCTGGGGCAGGTAGTGGGAAAACTCGAACGTTAACATACCGCATTGCCTATCTACTCGATCAACGTTTAGCCTATCCACATCAAATTTTAGCTTTTACGTTCACCAATAAAGCCGCCCGAGAAATGAAAGAACGCATTGAGCGACTCGTTGGGGATATTGCTCGCAGCATGTGGGTAGGAACCTTTCACGCTGTTGCTGTGCGAATATTGCGGCAAGATATTCAGCGTCTCGAATATGGGCCACAATTTTTGGTGTATGATGCCGATGATGCCAAAGCGGTTATAAAAGAAATTATAAAAGAATTAGGTTGGGACGATAAACAATGGCCGGCCGCGCAGTTTGTACACGCCATTAGCCGGGCCAAGAACGCCTTTATTTCACCCGAGCGATACCCCAGCCAAAGTTACCAAGACCAACATGTGCAACAAGTCTATCAACTATATCAAAAACGCTTAAAAGCGCTCAATGCTCTAGATTTTGACGATTTGATTTATCTCACGGTGCGGTTGTTTGATCAATTTCCTGAGGTGCTCGAACACTATCAGGATCGTTTTCGTTACGTCTTTGTTGATGAGTATCAAGATACCAACTTAGCGCAGTACCGTCTGATTCAGCATCTCGCCAAAAAGCACGGAAATTTATGTGCTGTCGGGGATGATGATCAAGCGATCTATGGATGGCGCGGTGCTGATATGCGCAATATTCTTGAATTTCAACGAGATTTTCCGGGCGCTCGCGTGATCCGACTCGAACAAAACTACCGGTCGACGCAAAATATTTTGGATGCCGCCAATGCTGTTGTGGCCCACAACCAGGAACGATTAGGAAAGAACTTGTGGACGACAAAGGGAGAGGGCCAAAAAATACGCGTGTACGAAGCCCCAGAAGAGGAATCGGAAGCATGGTTTGCTGCAGAAATGGTTCATGAAGCCGTAAGACGGGGGCATTCGCTGTCCGATTGTGCGATTTTATACAGGACTAATGCCCAGTCGCGAGCCTATGAAATGGCTTTGGCCCGAGCAGGGTTGGCTTACCGTCTGGTTGGCGGCAAGAAATTTTATGAACGCAAAGAAGTTAAAGACGTTCTGGCATACTTGAAAGTTTTGTTTAATTCTCAAGACGATTTTTCGCTATCCCGAATCATCAATTTTCCCAGGCGAGGCATTGGCGATGTCGCCTTGGATAAAATCCGACAATACCAAGACGCCAATCAGCTATCGTTATATGATGCGCTTGGTCAGGCTGCAAATATCCCTGGACTCTCGGCCCAAGCTCAAAAAGCTTGTCACGAACTTCATGATTTGTTCGAATCCTGGCGGTCTTATTTGGATAACTCGCTCGCGGATCTGACCCGGCGCGTGGCGGAAGAAAGTGGCATTATGCCGCTTTTCCGGCAAGACCGGAGCCGAGAAGCTCAAGATCGGGTAGAAAATATTGGAGAATTATTGTCGGAAGCCAAGCGGTTTGAAGAAGAACAAGGCATCCATGATTTGGGAGAATTTTTAGGGTGGGTCGCGTTAGTTTCCGATTGGGATCAAACTCAAGAGGATCAGGGCGGTGTATGGTTGATGACCTTGCACAGTGCCAAAGGACTGGAATTTCCTGTTGTGATTATCGGCGGTCTCGAAGAAGGGATTTGCCCGCACATGCGTTCCATTGACGAGGGCACATTAGAAGAGGAGCGCCGGCTTATTTATGTGGGAATTACCCGGGCTCAAGAAGAATTATATTTATCCTATGCGAAAACTCGGACCATGTTAGGGCGAACGCAACAAAATCCGGTCTCGCGGTTTTTGGATGAAATTCCGGAAAATCTTGTGGAACGGCCGAGAAGAGCGGCGCCTGCTGATAGAGCCGTCAGTGCCCGCAACCATGTCTTAACGGATGTTTCTGTCGGCGAAAAAGTTCGACATCCGCGTTTTGGCTGGGGGACTATTGTGGCTATGCGTGGCGAAGCTGACGACCTGGAATTAACCATTGCGTTTCCTGGCGGTGGGGTCCGGTCCTTTTTGGCACGGTTTGCACAACTGACTCGTGAAGGAGCCGAATCGGTCTGA
- the purH gene encoding bifunctional phosphoribosylaminoimidazolecarboxamide formyltransferase/IMP cyclohydrolase, whose product MDQWAVLSVSDKTGLTELAQGFLSQGIKLLASGGTYRFLQEQGIEATPLENLTGFSEILGGRVKTLHPRIYAGILSRETDQDIRDRNTIGAPQIIAVVVNLYPFENRLTQGADQATLIEEIDIGGVSLIRAAAKNFSQVLVLVDPKQYPEALKTPITALTWDDRLRFAQEAFLHIAHYDAVIAQTVSQWCNPPVKPVHEEVYVLSGRKWGELRYGENPHQDAAFYAVPGQEGFQSATLYQGKALSYNNLADADTAWRLSASLPAPNAVAVKHQTPCGVGLGTTLEEAYVKAYEADPVSIFGGIVALKGRVDESLATRLNTLFLEVVIAESFSPEALKILGKKKNLRVLAMPFNLPPYSEEIRTITGGFLVQQRDKVSVPWDRLQHVAGPEADLEKFKPDITLAWTTVGFVKSNAIVVVKDGMTVGIGGGQTNRIDAARQALEQAKEKAQGAVLASDAFFPFGDVMTEAAKYQVGLVIQPGGSLRDNESIDAANLHQIPLYFTGQRHFRH is encoded by the coding sequence ATGGATCAATGGGCAGTATTAAGTGTCAGTGACAAAACGGGATTGACCGAATTGGCACAAGGATTCCTCTCACAAGGCATTAAGCTTTTGGCTAGTGGAGGAACCTACCGATTTTTACAAGAACAGGGTATCGAGGCCACACCTTTAGAGAACTTAACCGGTTTTAGTGAGATATTAGGGGGGCGAGTGAAAACACTGCATCCCCGCATTTACGCCGGAATTTTATCCCGCGAAACGGATCAAGATATTCGCGACCGGAACACCATTGGGGCTCCACAGATCATTGCGGTGGTGGTGAATCTATATCCATTCGAAAACCGTTTAACCCAAGGAGCCGATCAAGCGACGTTAATCGAAGAAATTGACATTGGCGGCGTGTCCTTAATTCGGGCAGCGGCGAAAAATTTTTCGCAGGTACTGGTTTTAGTCGATCCCAAACAATATCCCGAAGCCTTGAAAACCCCTATTACAGCATTGACTTGGGATGACCGGTTACGCTTTGCACAAGAAGCTTTTCTCCATATTGCCCATTACGACGCGGTTATTGCACAAACCGTTAGCCAATGGTGCAATCCTCCCGTAAAGCCGGTTCATGAAGAAGTTTATGTTCTGTCAGGACGCAAATGGGGGGAACTGCGCTATGGCGAGAACCCGCATCAAGATGCGGCATTTTACGCGGTGCCAGGACAAGAGGGTTTCCAGAGTGCAACGCTCTATCAAGGCAAAGCGTTGTCCTATAACAATTTGGCCGACGCTGATACCGCCTGGCGGCTGTCAGCTAGTCTTCCGGCGCCGAATGCAGTTGCTGTCAAGCACCAGACTCCTTGCGGGGTAGGACTGGGTACAACATTAGAAGAGGCTTATGTCAAAGCGTATGAAGCCGATCCTGTATCGATTTTTGGCGGGATTGTGGCTTTAAAAGGCCGAGTTGATGAATCTCTCGCAACACGGCTTAATACGCTCTTTCTCGAAGTGGTGATCGCTGAATCTTTTAGCCCTGAGGCTTTAAAGATTTTGGGGAAAAAGAAAAATCTTCGAGTGCTTGCGATGCCGTTCAATTTGCCTCCTTATTCCGAAGAAATCCGTACGATTACCGGGGGCTTTTTAGTTCAGCAACGTGATAAGGTGAGTGTTCCCTGGGATCGCCTCCAACATGTGGCGGGACCCGAAGCAGATCTTGAGAAATTTAAGCCAGATATTACGTTAGCCTGGACGACGGTGGGATTTGTCAAGTCTAATGCTATTGTTGTGGTTAAAGATGGGATGACCGTAGGCATTGGTGGTGGGCAAACAAACCGTATTGATGCTGCGCGTCAAGCTTTAGAACAGGCCAAGGAGAAGGCCCAAGGAGCAGTTCTGGCATCGGATGCCTTTTTTCCATTCGGCGATGTTATGACTGAAGCAGCCAAGTATCAAGTCGGCCTGGTTATCCAACCAGGGGGGTCTCTTAGAGACAATGAGTCTATTGACGCCGCTAATCTCCATCAAATTCCCTTGTATTTTACCGGTCAGCGTCATTTCCGTCATTAA